The Hyalangium minutum genomic interval GGCCTTGACCGAGAGCGAGACGGTCCGTTCGTAACGGGGAGGCTCCGCCGCGATGTCCGCGTCCACTTCCACCGCAGGCATGGCCTTGCTGGACGTATTCACGCGCGGGGGCAGCATGTGCGTGGACGCGTGAACATCCTCATCGGGAGAGAGCTCCAGAGCACTCCCCTGCCCGCCGCCGCCCGTCGAGCGGCTGCTCCCTCGGGGATCGGGCTGTAAGGAGGTGGACCCAGGCGGCACGGGCTCGTCGCCGACATGAGGCCCGGCGGCCCTCGCGGCGGCCCTCGCGGCGGCCCTCGCTTGCTCGGTGCGATCCGGCACCACCACCGCGGGCAGGGCCTGCGCCGAGGGCAGTATGCCGATGTAGACCCGGCGCACGAAGGACGCCACGTCCGTGTCATCCGGCGACTGGGCGTGGTTCAGCACGAACTGGGCGAGCGCCCGCTCGAACTCGCCCGCAGTCTGGTAGCGGGCCTCCGGGTCGCGCTCGAGCGCCTTCATCACCACGGCGGACAGCTCCTCGGGGACGTCCGGGTTCAGACGGGACGGGGTGTGGATCTGGGTCTGCTGCACGGCGCGCAGCACGGCCAGGTCCGAGTCGCCATCGAACAGCCGGCCAACCGTGAGCATCTCCCAGAGGACGATGCCCAGCGCGAACACGTCCGTGCGGACGTCCACGTTCTCGCCGCGAGACTGCTCGGGCGACATGTACGCGAACTTGCCCTTGAGCATGCCGGGCGAGGTCAGCTTGTTGCCCGCCTTGGCGATGCCAAAGTCCGTGAGCTTCACCGCCCCATCGAACGAGATAAGGACGTTTTGCGGAGTGACGTCACGGTGGACGAGGAACAGCGGCTCGCCGTTCACCTTGAGCCGGTGGGCATAGTGAAGGCCGCGGGCCACCTCCGCGCCCATGTGCGCCACGAGCACCGGCGGCATGGACTCCAGCAGATCCTTGGACTTCTTGCGCAGATCCGCAAGCGTGCAGCCGCGCACGTACTCCATGGCCAGGTAGTACGTGTCCTCGTGCTTGGCGAAGTCGAAGATCTGCACCACATTGGCGTGGTTGAGCCGCGAGGCGAGCCGGGCCTCGGCGATGAACATGTCCACGAAGTTGGGATCGCTCGCCATGAAGGAGCGGATCCGCTTGATGACGACTTCCTTCTCGAAGCCCTCCGCGCCCTGCGAGGTGGCGAGGTAGATCTCCGCCATCCCTCCCTCGGCGAGCTTCTTGCGGACGATGTACTTGCCGATCTGGGCGCCTGCCGGGAGCGTCACGAGCCCTTCCCACCCATGGCTAGAACTTCA includes:
- a CDS encoding serine/threonine protein kinase produces the protein MTLPAGAQIGKYIVRKKLAEGGMAEIYLATSQGAEGFEKEVVIKRIRSFMASDPNFVDMFIAEARLASRLNHANVVQIFDFAKHEDTYYLAMEYVRGCTLADLRKKSKDLLESMPPVLVAHMGAEVARGLHYAHRLKVNGEPLFLVHRDVTPQNVLISFDGAVKLTDFGIAKAGNKLTSPGMLKGKFAYMSPEQSRGENVDVRTDVFALGIVLWEMLTVGRLFDGDSDLAVLRAVQQTQIHTPSRLNPDVPEELSAVVMKALERDPEARYQTAGEFERALAQFVLNHAQSPDDTDVASFVRRVYIGILPSAQALPAVVVPDRTEQARAAARAAARAAGPHVGDEPVPPGSTSLQPDPRGSSRSTGGGGQGSALELSPDEDVHASTHMLPPRVNTSSKAMPAVEVDADIAAEPPRYERTVSLSVKAFSAPAEAPPPAKASNSRRMGMWIGLGVVGLLAAVGVGSLFSSRQKPTEPTVSAAPNVPTQPPSSPGPSHEPSTPPPSAGPQTAEPAANPGVVAAPPPANTAPVPAPAPAPAQNPPVAETAPAKPASVKGSLTVRAMPYATVVVNGRSYGEVQGKKIIKLDPGSYKLEFQHPRGTKTERFILEPNGTVSLEFNAGR